Proteins from a genomic interval of Spea bombifrons isolate aSpeBom1 chromosome 4, aSpeBom1.2.pri, whole genome shotgun sequence:
- the CHCHD5 gene encoding coiled-coil-helix-coiled-coil-helix domain-containing protein 5 isoform X1 gives MQAAMEITAKYCRNEMEEYGQCVSSKPGTWQQDCHMLKVKVAKCTSSHPVIQKIRAQCAEPFVAFEQCLKQNQTSVENCSKHVTEFLRCAENVKLAD, from the exons AT GCAGGCTGCCATGGAGATCACCGCTAAGTATTGCCGGAATGAGATGGAAGAGTATGGCCAATGTGTTTCTAGCAAGCCAGGAACGTGGCAGCAAGATTGTCATATGCTGAAAGTCAAGGTGGCCAAGTGCACGTCGTCACA CCCGGTTATACAGAAAATCCGTGCGCAGTGCGCTGAACCTTTTGTTGCTTTTGAGCAGTGTCTAAAGCAGAACCAAACCTCGGTGGAAAATTGCTCGAAACATGTAACGGAATTCCTGCGGTGTGCGGAAAACGTCAAGCTCGCTGACTAG
- the CHCHD5 gene encoding coiled-coil-helix-coiled-coil-helix domain-containing protein 5 isoform X2 codes for MEITAKYCRNEMEEYGQCVSSKPGTWQQDCHMLKVKVAKCTSSHPVIQKIRAQCAEPFVAFEQCLKQNQTSVENCSKHVTEFLRCAENVKLAD; via the exons ATGGAGATCACCGCTAAGTATTGCCGGAATGAGATGGAAGAGTATGGCCAATGTGTTTCTAGCAAGCCAGGAACGTGGCAGCAAGATTGTCATATGCTGAAAGTCAAGGTGGCCAAGTGCACGTCGTCACA CCCGGTTATACAGAAAATCCGTGCGCAGTGCGCTGAACCTTTTGTTGCTTTTGAGCAGTGTCTAAAGCAGAACCAAACCTCGGTGGAAAATTGCTCGAAACATGTAACGGAATTCCTGCGGTGTGCGGAAAACGTCAAGCTCGCTGACTAG